One genomic segment of Pseudomonas chlororaphis subsp. aurantiaca includes these proteins:
- a CDS encoding polymorphic toxin type 43 domain-containing protein, with amino-acid sequence MFDPQSQRFIMGKNRFGHDGILDAGKIPSSDSILGGGIWRENGALRTYEWSGHYGTNWNPELREQFKKFMSSHGVEVVHTPGISR; translated from the coding sequence ATCTTTGATCCACAAAGTCAAAGATTTATAATGGGTAAAAATCGATTTGGGCATGATGGGATTTTGGATGCAGGAAAAATTCCATCATCTGATAGCATTCTTGGTGGCGGAATTTGGCGAGAAAATGGTGCTCTCCGCACATATGAGTGGAGTGGGCATTATGGAACGAACTGGAATCCTGAACTTCGTGAGCAGTTTAAAAAATTCATGAGTAGTCATGGCGTGGAAGTTGTCCATACTCCAGGAATATCGAGATGA
- a CDS encoding cytidine deaminase-like fold-containing protein: protein MVAGALGVASLGIPRAKPVVGAGAAGPAGISATSPIAKEGLKNDLLAAQARDSRIGTTLPGAKAPVTVTAESSIGGKTLVDTNQTARPTVIANPNKPTLIADLIPPGKPNSTMANAQAEIGLIQQAFRRGSDARPEYDDSRQR, encoded by the coding sequence ATGGTTGCCGGGGCTCTTGGTGTTGCAAGCCTAGGGATACCTAGGGCGAAGCCGGTTGTGGGAGCTGGGGCAGCGGGGCCGGCAGGGATTTCAGCTACCTCTCCAATAGCTAAGGAGGGCTTAAAAAATGATCTTCTTGCTGCGCAAGCAAGAGACTCACGGATTGGTACAACCTTGCCCGGGGCAAAAGCACCAGTTACTGTAACAGCGGAAAGTAGTATCGGAGGGAAAACCCTGGTTGATACTAACCAGACTGCAAGGCCTACGGTAATAGCTAACCCGAACAAACCAACTTTGATTGCGGATCTGATTCCACCAGGCAAACCAAACTCTACAATGGCTAATGCTCAAGCGGAAATAGGACTAATACAGCAAGCATTCCGACGCGGGTCTGACGCGAGACCAGAATATGACGATAGTCGTCAGAGGTGA
- a CDS encoding cytidine deaminase-like fold-containing protein: protein MTIVVRGEEVCSFCKSNLTAAADRSGLNNLKVVDTVKGRVYEWVRGRGWEE from the coding sequence ATGACGATAGTCGTCAGAGGTGAGGAGGTGTGTTCATTCTGTAAGTCAAACTTAACTGCCGCTGCTGATCGGTCGGGATTAAATAATCTTAAGGTCGTTGATACAGTAAAAGGGCGAGTTTATGAGTGGGTGCGAGGAAGAGGTTGGGAAGAATGA
- a CDS encoding DUF6911 family protein, giving the protein MSEKCAGLFLELCALDNSMSPPAETTDRPVWERVCAALGNAFDNGGFVYLRVIGSESSFVKELCMKSLLGQYRLIVLTNSSDPKAELQEWWEPGDSPFRGTVRFGDDDWDARTVCSDLSVAQAMFREFFNCGDLRTGLLHIRSQWNPKP; this is encoded by the coding sequence ATGAGTGAGAAGTGTGCTGGTTTATTTTTGGAGTTGTGTGCTCTTGATAATTCGATGAGTCCACCTGCTGAGACTACAGACAGGCCTGTTTGGGAAAGAGTTTGTGCCGCACTTGGAAATGCGTTTGATAATGGCGGATTTGTCTATCTTAGAGTAATTGGTTCTGAATCTTCCTTTGTCAAAGAATTATGCATGAAGTCCTTGCTTGGCCAATATAGGTTAATTGTTCTAACAAATTCTTCTGACCCTAAAGCTGAGCTGCAAGAGTGGTGGGAGCCGGGAGACTCTCCATTTCGAGGAACCGTTCGTTTTGGTGATGATGATTGGGATGCGCGCACGGTGTGTTCGGATCTTTCAGTTGCGCAGGCTATGTTTAGAGAGTTTTTCAATTGTGGGGATCTGCGTACAGGATTACTACATATACGTTCTCAGTGGAACCCAAAACCTTAA
- a CDS encoding merozoite surface protein 3b, translated as MNYLERSMSALRSVGINFPTQDAPVLALLDKVAVYDANRVTNIAATLQQSTVFNASVRDKLQSMDISTRYADIAASFDSIQADAQQMMEWMADGKLQFSERIQLAWLNMRRGSIPDRFEDIRKHYLAVAKSANEQIQLETLILEAYQDYRLAMKTAEVDACEVQKVAQAQLDAGRKTLADVGAALEVAELEAAERVKLELARDVALRNLQDEDKRYQIITDIADQLKAAYNAAELVFARLSQYHSVKERLYQRAVSFFATNEIVLTGLAAGFTSSGGLAEVTNTLNAMNEGINSSLEAQAKVGGEQLNAALKAGYGTNLKVSSVKALAEAVVEFQASSLSLIQELRKESSAAAAEIESITEDSKRRFSALLQKGL; from the coding sequence ATGAACTACCTCGAACGCTCCATGTCCGCCCTTCGCTCGGTCGGTATCAATTTTCCCACCCAGGATGCACCCGTGCTGGCGTTGCTGGACAAGGTGGCGGTGTATGACGCCAACCGGGTGACCAATATCGCCGCCACCCTGCAACAGTCCACGGTCTTTAATGCCTCGGTGCGCGACAAGCTGCAGAGCATGGATATCAGTACCCGGTATGCCGACATCGCCGCCAGTTTCGATTCGATCCAGGCCGACGCGCAGCAGATGATGGAGTGGATGGCCGACGGCAAGCTGCAATTCTCCGAGCGTATCCAGCTGGCCTGGCTGAACATGCGCCGTGGATCGATTCCGGATCGCTTCGAGGACATTCGCAAGCATTATCTGGCGGTGGCCAAGTCGGCCAATGAGCAGATCCAGTTGGAAACCCTGATCCTGGAGGCTTACCAGGACTATCGGCTGGCCATGAAGACGGCCGAGGTCGATGCCTGTGAGGTGCAGAAAGTGGCGCAGGCGCAGCTCGATGCCGGGCGTAAAACCCTGGCGGATGTCGGCGCGGCGCTTGAGGTGGCCGAGCTTGAGGCGGCCGAGCGGGTGAAGCTGGAGTTGGCGCGGGATGTGGCGCTGCGCAATCTGCAGGACGAGGACAAGCGTTACCAGATCATCACCGACATCGCCGATCAGCTGAAGGCGGCCTACAACGCAGCCGAGCTGGTGTTTGCGCGTTTGAGCCAGTACCACTCGGTGAAGGAGCGCTTGTACCAGCGTGCCGTAAGCTTTTTCGCCACCAATGAGATCGTGCTCACCGGCCTGGCGGCGGGCTTCACGTCCTCCGGCGGGCTGGCTGAAGTCACCAATACCCTTAATGCGATGAACGAGGGGATCAACTCCAGTCTCGAGGCGCAGGCCAAAGTGGGCGGGGAGCAGCTCAATGCCGCGCTGAAGGCGGGCTACGGTACCAACCTGAAGGTCAGTTCGGTCAAAGCGCTGGCCGAGGCCGTGGTGGAGTTCCAGGCCAGCAGCCTGAGCCTGATCCAGGAGTTGCGCAAGGAGTCTTCTGCGGCGGCGGCCGAGATCGAGTCGATCACCGAGGACAGCAAGCGTCGTTTCAGCGCGCTCCTGCAAAAGGGGCTCTGA
- a CDS encoding DUF6384 family protein, translated as MSQVSLTEQMGAMALIDELRHSQAEVQKHLDLPRHRQLVAERIREFYRSRGIEVEDALVEEGVRSFFATRLTYEAQPMGPWSKCLAQAYITRAQWLMPLAVFSIVSLGAIFMARPVADFFAGVRLQATQTQVDQARAQADARGVQLDRLEKRLSGLESEALANNVPAAVRLLKPVHEALEKVRLAQPVSLPPKVTAQSRAEDAALAVSVTENLKKEAADLQALEPQLNTVAQLLAADTKLKTQVTAGSFAVLGTTYPALAAAATKARSALDQADTQGLPAVQSALGQLDALVTQTSVVSPYLTQLQEARGNLRKMGLSKVDAEQFQPLFAKVDQAVKDMNTAAAEHGLQEIERLRTVAATPLTLEVVSRTGEKSMIERNYDPTGGKTWYLLTEASDASGNVVPVPITSIESGERRYASIFGVRVSQATYQAAKNDKLLDGHVDDRLMGKKAANSLTFTFVKGPVKTKPDYILEW; from the coding sequence GTGAGCCAGGTTTCCCTCACCGAACAGATGGGGGCCATGGCCCTCATCGATGAGCTGCGGCACAGCCAGGCCGAGGTGCAGAAACATCTGGACCTGCCCAGGCACCGGCAGTTGGTGGCTGAACGGATTCGCGAGTTCTATCGATCCCGGGGGATCGAGGTCGAGGATGCTCTGGTCGAGGAGGGCGTGCGAAGTTTCTTTGCCACTCGACTGACCTACGAGGCCCAGCCGATGGGCCCATGGTCGAAATGCTTGGCGCAGGCCTATATCACTCGTGCTCAATGGCTGATGCCCCTGGCGGTGTTCTCGATCGTGAGCCTGGGCGCGATTTTCATGGCGCGGCCGGTAGCCGATTTTTTTGCCGGGGTGCGCCTGCAGGCCACCCAGACTCAGGTGGATCAGGCACGGGCCCAGGCCGATGCTCGGGGCGTGCAGTTGGATCGCCTGGAAAAACGCCTGTCGGGCCTTGAGTCGGAGGCGTTGGCCAACAATGTGCCGGCCGCGGTCCGGCTGCTTAAACCTGTCCATGAGGCACTGGAGAAGGTTCGCCTGGCGCAGCCGGTCAGCCTGCCGCCCAAAGTCACCGCACAGAGCCGGGCCGAGGATGCCGCGCTGGCGGTTTCGGTGACTGAAAACCTGAAGAAGGAGGCTGCCGACCTGCAGGCGCTGGAGCCTCAGCTGAACACGGTTGCGCAGCTTCTGGCGGCGGATACCAAGTTGAAAACCCAGGTGACGGCTGGGTCGTTCGCGGTGCTCGGCACGACCTATCCGGCGCTTGCCGCCGCGGCAACCAAGGCGCGCTCCGCATTGGATCAGGCCGACACCCAAGGCCTGCCGGCGGTCCAGTCGGCGCTTGGCCAGCTGGATGCGCTGGTAACGCAAACAAGCGTGGTCAGCCCCTATCTCACGCAGTTGCAAGAGGCCCGGGGCAACCTGCGCAAGATGGGCTTGAGCAAGGTGGATGCCGAGCAGTTCCAACCCTTGTTCGCCAAGGTCGATCAGGCCGTCAAGGATATGAATACGGCGGCTGCCGAGCATGGCCTACAGGAGATCGAACGATTGCGGACCGTCGCGGCCACGCCCTTGACCCTGGAAGTGGTCAGCCGCACCGGCGAGAAGTCGATGATCGAACGCAACTATGATCCGACTGGAGGCAAGACCTGGTATCTGCTGACCGAGGCGAGCGATGCCTCAGGCAATGTGGTCCCGGTCCCCATCACCAGCATCGAGAGCGGGGAGCGGCGTTATGCCTCGATCTTTGGCGTGCGCGTCAGCCAGGCAACCTATCAGGCAGCCAAGAATGACAAGCTTCTGGATGGTCATGTCGATGATCGCTTGATGGGTAAAAAGGCGGCCAACTCGTTGACCTTCACCTTTGTTAAAGGGCCTGTCAAAACCAAACCTGATTACATCCTGGAGTGGTAA